One segment of Brassica napus cultivar Da-Ae chromosome C3, Da-Ae, whole genome shotgun sequence DNA contains the following:
- the LOC111203765 gene encoding probable L-type lectin-domain containing receptor kinase I.6 — MAPGSHLILMIFFVHLICISSQQEETWFIYNGFVQADLSTDGVAKILPGGQLQLTDGSGQEMGHAFLKKPFEFTSPESLSFSTHFVCALVPKPGFIGGHGIAFVLSASMDLTHADATQFLGLFNISTQGSSSSHLVAVELDTALSAEFDDINANHVGIDVNGLISIASTPASYFSEIKGKNESISLLSGAPIQVWVDYGGNVLNVSLAPHKIQKPSQPLLSTSLNLSESFPDRKIYLGFSGATGTLISYQYILGWSFSRNRESLQTLDVTKLPRVPPHKAKNERPSTLLIVLLILLAVILFLVLGAAFAYRRRKYAEVREEWEGEYGPHRLSYKTLYKATKGFHKDGLLGKGGFGEVYKGTLPSCRGWIRPSHRARGIGRPGPS; from the coding sequence ATGGCCCCAGGATCACATCTCATTCTGATGATCTTCTTTGTTCATCTGATCTGCATCTCGAGTCAGCAGGAGGAGACATGGTTTATCTATAATGGCTTTGTTCAAGCAGACCTTTCTACTGACGGCGTTGCCAAGATTCTTCCGGGAGGACAGTTGCAGTTGACCGATGGATCCGGACAGGAAATGGGACATGCTTTCTTGAAGAAGCCTTTTGAGTTCACTTCACCTGAATCACTCTCTTTCTCAACACATTTTGTGTGTGCTCTGGTGCCTAAGCCAGGATTTATCGGTGGTCATGGTATCGCCTTTGTTCTGTCTGCTTCCATGGATCTCACACATGCAGATGCGACGCAGTTCTTGGGACTTTTTAACATCTCCACTCAAGGATCCTCCTCTTCTCATCTAGTCGCTGTTGAGCTTGATACTGCCCTCAGCGCTGAGTTTGATGACATCAATGCCAATCATGTCGGTATCGATGTCAACGGCCTTATCTCTATCGCATCGACCCCTGCTTCTTACTTTTCCGAGATTAAAGGTAAGAACGAAAGCATATCGCTTCTGAGTGGAGCTCCTATTCAAGTCTGGGTGGACTACGGAGGAAACGTGCTTAATGTTTCGCTGGCCCCTCACAAAATTCAAAAGCCAAGTCAGCCTCTTTTGTCAACATCTCTTAACCTTTCAGAATCTTTCCCAGATAGAAAGATTTATCTTGGGTTCTCTGGAGCGACAGGGACACTGATCAGTTACCAATACATACTTGGGTGGAGCTTTAGTAGAAACAGGGAGTCACTGCAGACCCTGGATGTCACTAAGCTTCCTCGAGTCCCTCCTCATAAAGCTAAAAACGAGAGACCATCAACGCTGCTTATTGTTCTGCTAATATTACTGGCAGTCATATTGTTTTTGGTTCTTGGAGCAGCTTTCGCCTACAGGAGAAGGAAATATGCAGAAGTAAGAGAAGAATGGGAAGGAGAATATGGACCACACCGCCTTTCCTATAAAACTCTGTACAAAGCGACCAAAGGGTTCCACAAGGATGGACTTCTCGGGAAAGGAGGCTTTGGAGAAGTGTACAAAGGAACTCTGCCTTCctgtagaggatggattcgACCATCCCACAGGGCCCGAGGAATAGGAAGGCCTGGCCCGAGTTAG
- the LOC106346498 gene encoding E3 ubiquitin-protein ligase RSL1, with amino-acid sequence MAAIEDDDVSVILEEQREEIMAAKTLAQDHDLAFNLQMQEALAVSRAAHTSSPTLDFTAGEPEEGDGFDYTSLILEDIARVDQERRDREVGVQEMKRLKVDLDRRIHDQRFAKEIMNIPDADWSKDGDYFQKPYSLGASSSSSVVKVPPFSAIGFESFRVYCKGLVSEEMIGETRVTVGGVGVAICDSTDNLIWEVAKVLGADESKSPEIAELEAILRGLDEALTFDLGRVTFFIDDFKLFNYVTGRVEPRQSAVATLVNKVAILQKKFSYCQPSLLTRNDVKFVFKLARDAIVSQIKWPEETSKGKTFKETCVICYEGITVDKMFSVDGCFHRFCFSCMKQHVEVKLLGGKTATCPSDGCKSEVKMDCCAKFLDPKLVEVMIQRKKEGSINVSDKVYCPYPKCSELMAKAEVFEYTKQFFVATEQSPARKCMKCGLFFCMQCKVPWHYKDTCEDFSKSKRYQNAGDGMLKSLAQSKRWRQCIRCNNMVELAFGCYHITCRCGYEFCYTCGAEWKNKKATCACPIWNERNIIRETNVNRRR; translated from the exons ATGGCGGCGATTGAAGACGACGATGTCTCGGTGATCCTCGAAGAACAGCGCGAAGAGATCATGGCCGCTAAAACCCTAGCCCAGGACCACGATCTGGCTTTCAACCTTCAAATGCAGGAAGCCCTAGCCGTTTCTCGAGCAGCCCACACCTCCTCTCCGACACTCGATTTCACCGCCGGAGAACCTGAAGAAGGTGACGGATTTGACTACACGTCGCTGATTCTAGAGGACATTGCGCGAGTCGATCAGGAGAGGCGAGACCGCGAGGTTGGCGTACAGGAGATGAAGAGACTCAAGGTCGATCTCGATCGTCGGATCCACGATCAGAGGTTTGCTAAAGAGATTATGAACATCCCTGACGCTGATTGGAGCAAAGACGGCGACTATTTCCAGAAACCTTACTCGCTCGGggcttcctcctcttcctccgtCGTCAAGGTCCCTCCTTTCTCTGCGATTGGGTTTGAAAGTTTCCGCGTCTATTGCAAAGGTTTGGTGAGTGAGGAGATGATTGGTGAGACTAGGGTTACGGTTGGTGGTGTTGGTGTGGCTATCTGTGACTCCACGGATAATCTCATTTGGGAGGTTGCCAAGGTTCTCGGTGCTGACGAGTCTAAGAGCCCTGAAATTGCCGAGCTGGAGGCCATTCTTCGTGGCTTGGATGAAGCCTTGACCTTTGATTTGGGAAGGGTCACCTTCTTCATTGATGATTTCAAGCTTTTCAATTAC GTGACAGGGAGGGTGGAACCTAGGCAGAGCGCTGTTGCAACACTTGTAAACAAAGTGGCTATTCTCCAGAAAAAGTTCTCTTATTGCCAACCATCTCTTTTGACAAGAAATGATGTTAAGTTTGTGTTCAAGCTCGCAAGAGATGCGATCGTGTCTCAAATCAAATGGCCTGAGGAGACTAGTAAAGGCAAGACTTTCAAGGAGACTTGTGTGATCTGCTACGAAGGCATCACCGTTGACAAAATGTTCTCCGTAGATGGTTGTTTCCACCGCTTCTGCTTTTCCTGCATGAAGCAGCACGTTGAAGTTAAGCTACTCGGAGGGAAAACAGCTACTTGTCCGAGCGACGGGTGCAAATCAGAAGTAAAGATGGATTGCTGCGCCAAATTTCTGGATCCCAAGCTCGTTGAGGTTATGATCCAACGCAAGAAAGAAGGCTCCATTAATGTTTCTGATAAAGTTTACTGTCCATATCCAAAGTGCTCGGAACTGATGGCCAAAGCTGAAGTTTTTGAGTATACCAAACAGTTCTTCGTTGCCACTGAGCAATCTCCTGCGAGGAAATGCATGAAGTGTGGGCTGTTTTTCTGCATGCAGTGCAAGGTACCGTGGCACTATAAAGACACCTGTGAGGACTTCAGTAAATCAAAGAGGTATCAGAACGCTGGAGATGGAATGCTCAAGTCTCTGGCGCAGAGCAAGCGGTGGAGACAATGCATAAGGTGTAACAATATGGTTGAGCTTGCTTTTGGGTGCTACCATATAACCTGCAG ATGCGGATATGAGTTCTGTTACACGTGTGGAGCTGAATGGAAGAACAAGAAAGCGACATGTGCGTGCCCGATCTGGAATGAGCGCAACATAATCCGTGAAACAAATGTGAATCGTAGGAGGTGA